In a genomic window of Mycolicibacillus parakoreensis:
- a CDS encoding NAD(P)/FAD-dependent oxidoreductase yields MSGTHVIVIGGGYAGTLAANRLRRHPDVEVSLVNPRPQFIERIRLHQYVAGTHPATVDFATVLDEGVRLVVDAAREIDAGGRRVALATGAQLTYDYLIYAVGSTSSATTTVPGAAEFAYPLAEFEDAQRLRAALAPMPADAAVCVVGGGLTGIEAAAELAEAGRPVTLVCGGRLAPSIGARARRSTARALRCLAVTVREADTVRAVHAGALTLADGTVLPSALTVWTAGFGVPGLAAASGLTTDELGRLVTDATLTSIDSARIVAAGDAAAPAGRPLRMSCQAAEPLGAQAADTVLSRLAGAAPAAVDQAMVAQCISVGRRRATTQLVRRDDTPVAAFVAGRPAAAIKEAICRGTVWALRREAARPGSYRWLRGGTRLTPAEQQERV; encoded by the coding sequence ATGTCCGGCACCCATGTGATCGTGATCGGCGGCGGTTACGCCGGCACCCTGGCCGCCAACCGACTGCGCCGACACCCCGACGTCGAGGTCAGCCTGGTCAACCCGCGCCCGCAGTTCATCGAACGCATCCGGCTGCACCAGTACGTGGCCGGCACCCATCCCGCGACCGTGGATTTCGCCACCGTGCTCGATGAGGGGGTGCGGCTGGTCGTCGACGCGGCCCGCGAGATCGACGCCGGCGGTCGCCGCGTCGCATTGGCCACCGGTGCACAGCTGACCTACGACTACCTCATCTACGCGGTGGGCAGCACCAGCTCGGCGACCACCACGGTGCCCGGCGCCGCCGAATTCGCCTATCCGCTGGCTGAATTCGAGGACGCACAGCGGTTGCGTGCCGCATTGGCGCCGATGCCGGCCGACGCCGCGGTGTGCGTGGTCGGCGGCGGCCTGACCGGGATCGAGGCGGCCGCCGAGCTCGCCGAGGCGGGCCGGCCGGTCACGCTGGTCTGCGGGGGCCGACTCGCCCCGTCCATCGGCGCGCGGGCGCGGCGCTCCACCGCACGCGCCCTGCGTTGCCTGGCGGTGACGGTGCGCGAGGCCGACACCGTGCGCGCGGTGCACGCCGGCGCGCTCACCCTCGCCGACGGCACCGTGCTGCCCAGCGCGCTCACGGTCTGGACCGCCGGTTTCGGGGTGCCGGGGCTGGCCGCCGCCAGCGGCCTGACCACCGACGAGCTCGGCCGGCTGGTCACCGACGCGACACTGACCAGCATTGACAGCGCCCGCATCGTCGCCGCCGGGGACGCCGCCGCACCGGCGGGCCGGCCGCTGCGCATGAGCTGCCAGGCCGCCGAACCGCTGGGCGCCCAGGCCGCCGACACCGTGTTGAGCCGGCTGGCCGGCGCCGCGCCGGCCGCGGTGGACCAGGCGATGGTCGCGCAGTGCATCAGCGTGGGGCGCCGTCGCGCCACCACGCAGCTGGTCCGTCGCGACGACACCCCGGTCGCCGCGTTCGTGGCCGGCCGGCCGGCCGCGGCGATCAAGGAGGCGATCTGCCGGGGCACGGTGTGGGCGCTTCGGCGGGAGGCCGCCCGGCCCGGCTCGTACCGTTGGCTCAGGGGCGGGACCCGGCTGACGCCGGCCGAGCAGCAGGAGCGGGTGTAG
- a CDS encoding resuscitation-promoting factor — MNVLTKLHQEPSPLLRIVVAALLVTLTFAGGYAVAAQKTVTLNVDGTPTTVSTMKSRVADIVAENGFDIGERDEVYPAADSTVEEADTIVLRRSRPMEISLDGQDPKKVWTTAATVDEALDQLAMTEAAPVAANRSSRVPLAGMALPVVSPKDVVIDDGGQVRTVHLAAPNVAALLRAADAPLQQRDTVEPPASAPVTDGMHIAVTRVRVDKITERIPLEPDAQRIEDPEMNMSREVVEDPGTEGVQDVTFAVATVNGVETGRLPVANTVIEPARDSVVRVGTKEGTEVPESVYGSAWDRIAACEAGGNWSINTGNGYYGGVQFDYGTWIANGGLKYAPRADLATREEQIAIAEVTQARQGWGAWPVCSARR; from the coding sequence TTGAACGTACTTACCAAGCTGCACCAGGAGCCCTCGCCGCTGCTGCGCATCGTGGTCGCGGCGCTGCTCGTCACCTTGACCTTCGCCGGCGGCTACGCCGTCGCGGCGCAGAAAACGGTCACCCTCAACGTCGACGGCACCCCGACCACGGTGTCGACGATGAAGTCGCGGGTGGCCGACATCGTCGCCGAGAACGGTTTCGACATCGGCGAGCGCGACGAGGTGTACCCGGCCGCCGACAGCACCGTCGAGGAAGCCGACACCATCGTGCTGCGCCGCAGCCGCCCGATGGAGATCTCCCTGGACGGGCAGGACCCGAAGAAGGTCTGGACCACCGCCGCCACCGTCGATGAGGCGCTCGATCAGCTGGCGATGACCGAGGCCGCGCCGGTGGCCGCCAACCGCAGCAGCCGGGTGCCGCTGGCCGGGATGGCGCTGCCGGTGGTCAGCCCCAAGGACGTGGTGATCGACGACGGCGGGCAGGTCCGCACCGTGCACCTGGCCGCCCCCAACGTGGCCGCGCTGCTGCGCGCCGCCGACGCGCCCCTGCAGCAGCGCGACACCGTCGAGCCGCCGGCGTCGGCGCCGGTCACCGACGGCATGCACATCGCGGTGACCCGGGTGCGGGTCGACAAAATCACCGAGCGGATCCCGCTGGAGCCCGACGCGCAGCGCATCGAGGACCCCGAGATGAACATGAGCCGTGAGGTCGTCGAGGACCCGGGCACCGAAGGGGTGCAGGACGTGACGTTCGCGGTGGCCACCGTCAACGGGGTGGAGACCGGCCGGCTGCCGGTCGCCAACACCGTGATCGAGCCGGCGCGCGACTCGGTGGTGCGGGTGGGCACCAAGGAAGGCACCGAGGTGCCCGAATCGGTCTACGGCAGCGCCTGGGACCGCATCGCCGCGTGCGAGGCCGGGGGCAACTGGTCGATCAACACCGGCAACGGCTACTACGGCGGGGTGCAGTTCGACTACGGCACCTGGATCGCCAACGGCGGGCTGAAGTACGCACCGCGCGCGGACCTGGCCACCCGCGAGGAGCAGATCGCCATCGCGGAGGTCACCCAAGCCCGCCAGGGCTGGGGGGCCTGGCCGGTGTGTAGCGCCCGGCGTTGA
- a CDS encoding TatD family hydrolase, producing MAVSSRRSADRAAPPAPVPLAPLIDAHTHLDACGAADAAGVRAVLDRAEAVGVKAVVTIADDLASARWVTQAADWDDRVYAAVALHPTRADALTDAARAQIERLAAHPRVVAIGESGLDLYWPGRLAGCAEPGVQREAFAWHIELAKRTGKPLMIHNRRADAEVLDVLRAEGAPETVIFHCFSSDSAMAHTCVRAGWLLSLSGTVSFRNAHDLRRAAPLIPLEQLLVETDAPFLTPHPYRGAPNEPYCLPYTVRALADLLDRPAQELAHATAATARRAYGLVL from the coding sequence GTGGCGGTGAGTTCTCGACGCTCAGCCGACCGTGCGGCCCCGCCGGCGCCGGTCCCGCTGGCCCCCCTGATCGACGCCCACACCCACCTCGACGCCTGCGGCGCGGCCGACGCCGCCGGGGTGCGCGCGGTGCTCGACCGCGCCGAAGCGGTGGGGGTCAAGGCCGTCGTCACCATCGCCGACGACCTGGCGTCGGCCCGCTGGGTGACCCAAGCCGCCGACTGGGACGACCGGGTGTACGCCGCGGTGGCGCTGCATCCGACCCGCGCCGACGCCCTCACCGACGCCGCCCGCGCGCAGATCGAACGGCTGGCCGCCCACCCGCGGGTGGTGGCGATCGGGGAGAGCGGGCTGGACCTGTACTGGCCGGGCCGGTTGGCGGGCTGCGCCGAGCCGGGCGTGCAGCGCGAGGCCTTCGCCTGGCACATCGAGTTGGCCAAGCGCACCGGCAAACCGTTGATGATCCACAATCGGCGGGCCGACGCCGAGGTGCTCGACGTGCTGCGCGCCGAGGGCGCACCCGAGACGGTGATCTTCCACTGTTTCTCCTCCGACAGTGCGATGGCTCACACCTGCGTGCGGGCGGGGTGGCTGCTGAGCCTCTCGGGCACCGTGAGCTTCCGCAACGCCCATGACCTGCGCCGCGCCGCCCCGCTGATCCCGCTCGAGCAGCTGCTGGTGGAGACCGACGCGCCGTTTTTGACCCCGCATCCCTATCGTGGCGCCCCCAACGAGCCCTACTGTCTGCCCTACACTGTCAGGGCGTTGGCCGATCTGCTGGATCGGCCGGCGCAGGAGTTGGCCCACGCCACGGCCGCCACCGCGCGTCGCGCCTACGGACTGGTGCTTTAG
- the rsmA gene encoding 16S rRNA (adenine(1518)-N(6)/adenine(1519)-N(6))-dimethyltransferase RsmA has product MTIRFLGRAEIRSLATELGLHPRKSLGQNFVHDANTVRRVAAVAAVGADDHVLEVGPGLGSLTLALLQTGARVSAVEVDPVLAARLPRTIVEHAPTVAGRVAVLEHDIVTVTAGQLAGAPTAVVANLPYNIAVPALLHLLAEFPTLRTLTVMVQSEVAERLAAEPGGKHYGVPSVKVRFFGRVRRAGTVAPAVFWPVPRVDSGLVRIDRYARAPWPQDAASRSAVFTLIDTAFGQRRKTLRNTLADWAGSAPQAQRRLAAAGIDPGRRGETLRIEDFVRLAAAAG; this is encoded by the coding sequence TTGACGATCCGGTTTCTCGGCCGTGCCGAGATCCGGTCACTCGCCACCGAACTGGGGCTGCATCCGCGTAAGTCGCTGGGCCAGAACTTCGTCCACGACGCCAACACCGTACGCCGGGTGGCCGCCGTCGCCGCGGTCGGCGCCGACGACCACGTCCTGGAGGTCGGCCCCGGGCTGGGGTCGCTGACCCTGGCGCTGTTGCAGACCGGGGCGCGGGTCAGCGCCGTCGAGGTCGACCCGGTGCTCGCCGCCCGGCTGCCGCGCACCATCGTCGAGCACGCCCCGACGGTCGCCGGGCGTGTCGCGGTGCTCGAACACGACATCGTGACCGTGACCGCCGGGCAGTTGGCCGGCGCGCCGACGGCGGTGGTGGCCAACCTGCCCTACAACATCGCCGTGCCGGCGCTGCTGCACCTGCTGGCGGAGTTCCCGACGCTGCGCACCCTGACCGTGATGGTGCAGTCGGAGGTCGCCGAGCGGCTGGCCGCCGAACCCGGCGGCAAACACTACGGGGTGCCCAGCGTCAAGGTGCGGTTCTTCGGCCGGGTGCGCCGCGCCGGCACCGTGGCGCCGGCGGTGTTCTGGCCGGTGCCGCGGGTGGACTCCGGGCTGGTGCGCATCGACCGGTACGCCCGGGCGCCGTGGCCGCAGGACGCGGCGTCGCGCTCCGCGGTGTTCACCCTGATCGACACCGCGTTCGGGCAGCGCCGCAAGACGCTGCGCAACACCCTCGCCGACTGGGCCGGATCGGCCCCGCAGGCCCAACGCCGCCTGGCGGCCGCCGGGATCGACCCCGGCCGGCGCGGCGAGACCCTGCGCATCGAGGACTTCGTGCGGCTGGCCGCCGCGGCGGGCTAG
- a CDS encoding RNA polymerase sigma-70 factor produces the protein MTASPTSAEHTERFLALRPLLFTIAYEILGSATESDDVLQDSYLRWAEVDVTTVRDAKAYLAQLVTRQALNTLRAGARRREQYVGPWLPEPLLLTDHDPAADVLLTESVSMAMLVVLETLGPDERAVCVLREVFGFDYDEIAAAVDRSVAATRQVAHRARAHVQARRPRFRPADPAETARITEEFLAATVSGDLQTVLSLLAPDVVWTADGGGKATAARRPVHGAHRVARAIIGLHRWSQEMPDVRMQIGVCNAAPAVLVYSADVLEAVFTVEIGDGVITGFYAMRNPDKLAALTAARPISRR, from the coding sequence ATGACGGCCTCACCGACCTCCGCCGAGCACACCGAGCGGTTTCTGGCGCTGCGGCCGCTGCTGTTCACCATCGCCTACGAGATCCTCGGGTCGGCAACCGAATCCGACGACGTGCTGCAGGACAGCTACCTGCGCTGGGCCGAGGTGGACGTGACCACGGTGCGTGACGCCAAGGCGTATCTGGCACAGCTGGTCACCCGCCAGGCCCTCAACACGCTGCGCGCCGGGGCCCGGCGCCGCGAGCAGTACGTCGGGCCGTGGTTGCCCGAGCCGCTGCTGCTCACCGACCACGACCCGGCCGCCGACGTGCTGCTGACCGAGTCGGTGTCGATGGCGATGCTGGTGGTCCTCGAAACGCTCGGCCCCGACGAGCGCGCCGTGTGCGTGCTGCGCGAGGTGTTCGGGTTCGACTACGACGAGATCGCCGCGGCCGTGGACCGCTCGGTGGCGGCCACCCGCCAGGTGGCCCACCGCGCCCGGGCCCATGTGCAGGCCCGCCGGCCCCGCTTTCGGCCCGCCGACCCGGCCGAGACCGCCCGGATCACCGAGGAGTTCCTCGCCGCGACCGTCAGCGGCGACCTGCAGACGGTGCTGTCGCTGCTGGCCCCCGACGTCGTCTGGACCGCCGACGGCGGCGGCAAGGCCACGGCGGCGCGCCGCCCGGTGCACGGCGCGCACCGGGTCGCGCGCGCCATCATCGGGCTGCACCGGTGGTCGCAGGAGATGCCCGATGTCCGCATGCAGATCGGGGTGTGCAACGCCGCTCCCGCGGTGCTGGTGTACAGCGCCGATGTGCTGGAGGCCGTGTTCACCGTCGAGATCGGCGACGGGGTGATCACCGGCTTCTACGCGATGCGCAACCCCGACAAACTCGCCGCGCTCACCGCCGCCCGCCCGATCAGCCGCCGCTGA
- the metG gene encoding methionine--tRNA ligase yields MRPYYITTAITYPNGDPHVGHAYEYIATDALARFKRLDGFDVRFLTGTDEHGLKMAETAAAEGIPTAELARRNSAVFEALQRRLDISFDRFIRTTDPDHIAASQAIWSKMVDAGDIYLDSYAGWYSVRDERFFTEAETTVADDDAGGTRVAVETGAPVTWTEEQTYFFRLSAYAEKLLAHYEAHPEFIGPEVRRNEVISFVAGGLRDLSISRTSFDWGVPVPGHPDHVMYVWVDALTNYLTGVGYPDTASDLYRRYWPADLHMIGKDIIRFHTVYWPAFLLSAGLPLPRRVFAHGFLLNSGEKMSKSVGNVVDPVALVERFGVDQVRYFLLREVPFGQDGSYSDEAIITRINTDLANELGNLAQRSLSMVAKNLDGRTPSPAALTDDDEQLLAAADALLEQVREHFDAQAMHLGLEAIWRVLGAANRYFSAQAPWTLAKSEDAGDRARFATVLYTTLEVVRVAALLIQPVLPTSAGRLLDLLAQPPERRDFAAAAQRLHPGAALPAPSGVFPRYQG; encoded by the coding sequence ATGAGGCCCTACTACATCACCACCGCAATCACCTACCCGAACGGGGACCCGCACGTCGGGCACGCCTACGAGTACATCGCCACCGACGCGCTGGCCCGGTTCAAACGGCTCGACGGCTTCGACGTGCGCTTTCTGACCGGCACCGACGAGCACGGCCTGAAGATGGCCGAGACCGCCGCCGCCGAGGGGATCCCGACCGCGGAGTTGGCCCGGCGCAACTCCGCGGTCTTCGAGGCGCTGCAACGGCGGCTCGACATCTCCTTCGACCGGTTCATCCGCACCACCGACCCCGACCACATCGCGGCCTCGCAGGCGATCTGGTCGAAGATGGTCGACGCCGGCGACATCTACCTCGACAGCTACGCCGGCTGGTACTCGGTGCGCGACGAACGGTTTTTCACCGAGGCGGAGACCACCGTCGCCGACGACGATGCGGGCGGCACCCGGGTGGCGGTCGAGACCGGGGCGCCGGTCACCTGGACCGAGGAGCAGACCTATTTCTTCCGGCTGTCGGCCTACGCCGAGAAGCTGCTCGCCCACTACGAGGCGCACCCGGAGTTCATCGGCCCGGAGGTGCGCCGCAACGAGGTGATCAGCTTCGTCGCCGGCGGGCTGCGGGATCTGTCGATCTCGCGCACCTCGTTCGACTGGGGCGTGCCGGTGCCCGGCCACCCCGACCACGTGATGTACGTCTGGGTCGACGCGCTGACCAACTACCTGACCGGGGTGGGCTACCCGGACACCGCCTCGGACCTCTACCGGCGCTACTGGCCGGCGGACCTGCACATGATCGGCAAGGACATCATCCGGTTCCACACCGTGTACTGGCCGGCGTTTCTGCTGTCGGCGGGCCTGCCGCTGCCCCGGCGGGTGTTCGCCCACGGATTCCTGCTCAACAGCGGGGAGAAGATGAGCAAGTCGGTCGGCAACGTCGTGGACCCGGTCGCGCTGGTCGAGCGGTTCGGGGTCGACCAGGTGCGCTACTTCCTGCTGCGTGAGGTGCCGTTCGGTCAGGACGGCAGCTACTCCGACGAGGCGATCATCACCCGGATCAACACCGACCTGGCCAACGAGCTGGGCAACCTCGCGCAACGGTCGCTGTCGATGGTGGCCAAGAACCTCGACGGGCGGACCCCGTCGCCGGCCGCGCTCACCGACGACGACGAGCAGCTGCTGGCCGCCGCCGATGCGCTGCTCGAGCAGGTGCGGGAGCACTTCGACGCCCAGGCGATGCATCTGGGCCTGGAGGCGATCTGGCGGGTGCTGGGCGCGGCGAACCGGTATTTCTCCGCCCAGGCCCCCTGGACGCTGGCCAAAAGCGAGGACGCCGGGGACCGGGCCCGGTTCGCCACCGTGCTCTACACCACCCTGGAGGTGGTGCGGGTGGCCGCGCTGCTCATCCAGCCGGTGCTGCCGACCTCGGCGGGCCGGCTGCTCGACCTGCTGGCCCAGCCGCCGGAGCGGCGCGACTTCGCCGCGGCGGCCCAGCGTCTTCACCCCGGGGCGGCGCTGCCCGCCCCGAGCGGGGTGTTCCCGCGCTACCAGGGCTAA
- a CDS encoding NDMA-dependent alcohol dehydrogenase has protein sequence MKTTAAVIHRPDEPFELMELDLDDPGEGEVLVKFTAAGLCHSDLHLTSPNLPVRYPIVGGHEGAGVVEDVGPGVTKVKPGDHVVCCFIPSCGTCRYCSNGQQGLCDLGATILEGCMPDGSFRRHAAGTDVGAICMLGTFAERGTISQHSLVKVDDWLPLETAVLVGCGVPTGWASANYAGGVRAGDTVVVYGIGGVGINAVQGAAHAGAKHVVAVDPVAFKRDAATKLGATHAFATAEEAAATITDLTWGQMADQALITVGEVHEEVVSAAFGAIGKGGTVVVVGLTGDFTERAVHLSADEMVLFGKTVKGTLFGSANPQYDIVRLLRLYDAGQLKLDELITNRYTLEQINDGYQDLRDGKNIRGVITFG, from the coding sequence ATGAAAACCACTGCGGCAGTGATCCATCGGCCCGATGAACCGTTCGAGCTCATGGAGTTGGACCTCGATGACCCCGGCGAAGGCGAGGTGCTGGTCAAGTTCACCGCGGCGGGGCTGTGCCACTCCGATCTGCACCTGACCAGCCCCAATCTTCCTGTGCGCTACCCGATCGTGGGCGGCCACGAGGGCGCCGGGGTGGTCGAGGACGTCGGACCCGGGGTCACCAAGGTCAAGCCCGGCGACCACGTCGTGTGCTGTTTCATCCCCAGTTGCGGCACGTGCCGGTACTGCTCGAACGGCCAGCAGGGCCTGTGCGATCTGGGAGCGACCATCCTGGAAGGGTGCATGCCCGACGGCAGTTTCCGCCGGCACGCCGCGGGCACCGACGTCGGTGCGATCTGCATGTTGGGCACGTTCGCCGAACGCGGGACGATCTCGCAGCACTCACTGGTCAAAGTCGACGACTGGTTGCCGCTGGAGACCGCGGTGCTCGTCGGCTGTGGTGTGCCCACCGGGTGGGCCTCGGCGAATTACGCCGGCGGTGTGCGCGCCGGGGACACCGTCGTGGTCTACGGCATCGGCGGGGTCGGGATCAACGCGGTGCAGGGGGCCGCACACGCCGGCGCCAAGCATGTGGTCGCCGTCGACCCGGTGGCGTTCAAACGGGATGCGGCAACCAAACTCGGCGCGACCCACGCGTTCGCCACCGCCGAGGAGGCAGCCGCCACGATCACCGACCTGACCTGGGGCCAGATGGCCGATCAGGCCCTGATCACCGTCGGCGAGGTCCACGAGGAGGTGGTGTCGGCGGCGTTCGGCGCGATCGGCAAGGGCGGCACGGTCGTCGTCGTCGGGCTCACCGGTGACTTCACCGAGCGTGCGGTGCATCTGTCGGCCGACGAGATGGTGCTGTTCGGCAAGACGGTCAAGGGCACGCTGTTCGGCTCCGCCAACCCGCAGTACGACATCGTGCGACTGCTGCGTCTCTACGACGCCGGGCAACTCAAGCTCGACGAGCTGATCACCAACCGCTACACCCTCGAGCAGATCAACGACGGGTATCAGGATCTGCGTGACGGCAAGAACATCCGCGGGGTCATCACCTTCGGCTGA
- a CDS encoding PucR family transcriptional regulator encodes MAGEAAIPQEVLDRVGDVAELVLAELDDVVAEMDAAELGQAPELAADAAILADVSASNRANAARLLATLTRREGEPPTIDIPPEALDFARTVARRGIDFDVLFHAYRHGQNVAWQRYMSCAGRIVSSGPLLSLVLETASRRISAYVDHVIGRVIAAAQHEREEVLGGALARRAETVRLILDDAPIDAGRAGHRLGYDLDRCHTALVVWAQDSAAVQGALESAATVLARALSARTPLTLSVGSGTLWAWLATATPPLLDAARSAIDALPGEVRVAVGPPRHGITGFRRSHEAAVVIHNLLAGLPGGTRIALYQDLEITVLAAQDLDRAAEFVAATLGPLATDTPTAARLRHTLRIFLDEAENAPAAAARLHTHRNTVLQRVARATEILGRAPGQSRLATELALELAHQIGPRVLTSLSRR; translated from the coding sequence GTGGCCGGCGAGGCGGCGATCCCGCAGGAAGTCCTCGACCGCGTCGGTGATGTGGCCGAGTTGGTGCTCGCCGAACTCGACGACGTGGTCGCCGAGATGGACGCCGCCGAACTGGGCCAGGCCCCGGAGCTGGCCGCCGACGCGGCGATCCTGGCCGACGTCTCGGCGAGCAACCGGGCCAACGCCGCGCGCCTGCTGGCGACGCTGACCCGCCGGGAGGGCGAACCGCCGACCATCGACATCCCGCCGGAGGCCCTCGACTTCGCCCGCACCGTCGCCCGCCGCGGCATCGACTTCGACGTGCTCTTCCACGCCTACCGCCACGGCCAGAACGTGGCATGGCAGCGCTACATGAGCTGTGCGGGCCGGATCGTCTCCTCCGGTCCGCTGCTCTCGCTGGTGTTGGAGACCGCCTCGCGGCGGATCTCGGCCTACGTCGACCACGTGATCGGCCGGGTCATCGCCGCCGCCCAGCACGAGCGCGAAGAGGTGCTCGGCGGTGCGCTGGCCCGGCGTGCGGAGACCGTGCGGCTCATCCTCGACGACGCCCCGATCGACGCCGGTCGTGCCGGCCACCGCCTCGGCTACGACCTGGACCGCTGTCACACCGCCCTGGTGGTGTGGGCCCAGGACTCCGCCGCCGTGCAGGGCGCGCTGGAGTCGGCGGCGACCGTTCTGGCTCGTGCGCTCAGCGCCCGGACCCCGCTGACCCTCTCGGTCGGCAGCGGCACCCTGTGGGCGTGGCTGGCGACCGCGACACCGCCGCTTCTCGACGCCGCGCGCAGCGCGATCGACGCCCTGCCGGGCGAGGTGCGGGTCGCGGTGGGCCCACCGCGTCACGGCATCACCGGGTTCCGGCGCTCCCACGAAGCCGCGGTGGTCATCCACAATCTGCTCGCCGGGCTGCCCGGCGGCACCCGGATCGCGCTGTATCAGGATCTGGAGATCACCGTGCTCGCCGCCCAGGACCTCGATCGGGCCGCGGAGTTCGTCGCCGCCACCCTCGGCCCGCTGGCCACCGACACCCCCACCGCGGCGCGGCTGCGCCACACCCTGCGGATCTTTCTCGACGAGGCCGAGAACGCCCCGGCGGCCGCCGCGAGGCTGCACACGCACCGCAATACGGTGCTGCAGCGCGTCGCCCGCGCCACCGAGATCCTAGGCCGCGCGCCCGGTCAATCGCGGCTGGCGACCGAACTGGCGTTGGAACTGGCCCACCAGATCGGCCCGCGTGTGCTGACTTCGCTCAGCCGAAGGTGA
- a CDS encoding flavin-containing monooxygenase: MATVSTVRPPTTGRATTTEFDVVIVGAGISGIDAAYHLKTERPDTTFTVLEGRDAIGGTWSFHRYPGLRSDSDVPTFGYRFKPWTRATTISQAEHIVEYLDQTVADNRLDEHIRFGVRVVSAEFSRTRQRWTITAEHTPSGRTTRYSARFVFLGCGYYDYENPFRPEFPGEKDFHGPIVHPQLWPEDLDYTDQRVVVIGSGATAATLVPAMADETAHITMLQRSPGYYFTRPKVDRIGQVLTRLLGRRRAYPLIRRKNIAFLKTTYWLCRRFPQAMATVLITLARWQLPKGFDVDTHFTPRYDPWTERLCLIPGGSFFMGGDFFKAVRAGRASVVTDHIERFTSSGVLLQSGRELPADIIVTATGINMTPLGKIALSVDGHRVDLPNTQIYKATMLARVPNLVFAFGYAQLSWTLRVDLVCRHFIRLLDHMDARGYGMVEPIFDGRPMERKPLIDLQSNYAKRGASIFPYGGSADAGVWSVEPDYDQDSKRLCDDPIDDAALSFTAATSALRAS; this comes from the coding sequence ATGGCTACCGTCAGCACGGTGCGCCCGCCTACCACCGGGCGGGCGACGACCACCGAATTCGACGTCGTGATCGTCGGGGCGGGGATCTCCGGCATCGACGCCGCCTATCACCTCAAGACCGAACGCCCGGACACCACCTTCACCGTCCTGGAGGGCCGCGACGCGATCGGCGGCACGTGGAGTTTCCACCGCTACCCCGGTCTGCGATCGGACTCCGACGTGCCGACCTTCGGCTACCGCTTCAAGCCCTGGACGAGGGCGACCACGATCTCCCAAGCCGAGCACATCGTCGAATACCTCGACCAGACCGTGGCCGACAATCGGCTCGATGAACACATCCGGTTCGGCGTTCGGGTGGTCAGCGCCGAATTCTCCCGCACACGCCAGCGCTGGACGATCACCGCCGAGCACACCCCCAGCGGGCGGACCACGCGCTATTCGGCGCGGTTCGTGTTCCTCGGCTGCGGTTACTACGACTACGAAAACCCCTTCCGGCCAGAGTTTCCCGGCGAGAAGGACTTCCACGGACCGATCGTGCACCCCCAGCTGTGGCCGGAGGACCTCGACTACACCGATCAACGCGTCGTGGTGATCGGCAGCGGGGCGACCGCGGCCACCCTGGTTCCGGCGATGGCCGACGAGACCGCCCACATCACCATGCTGCAACGCTCCCCCGGGTATTACTTCACCCGACCCAAGGTGGACCGCATCGGTCAGGTGTTGACCCGGCTGCTGGGACGCCGACGCGCCTACCCCCTCATCCGGCGCAAGAACATCGCGTTTTTGAAGACCACCTACTGGCTGTGCCGACGCTTTCCCCAGGCCATGGCCACGGTGCTGATCACCCTGGCGCGGTGGCAACTGCCGAAGGGATTCGACGTCGACACCCACTTCACCCCCCGTTACGATCCGTGGACCGAGCGGCTGTGCCTGATCCCGGGCGGCTCGTTCTTCATGGGCGGCGACTTCTTCAAGGCGGTCCGGGCCGGGCGGGCCTCGGTGGTCACCGACCACATCGAGCGGTTCACCTCCTCCGGGGTCCTGCTGCAGTCGGGACGGGAGTTGCCCGCCGACATCATCGTCACCGCAACCGGCATCAACATGACCCCGCTGGGCAAGATCGCCCTCAGCGTCGACGGCCACCGCGTCGATCTGCCCAACACCCAGATCTACAAGGCCACGATGCTCGCGCGGGTGCCCAACCTGGTCTTCGCGTTCGGCTACGCCCAGCTGTCGTGGACGCTGCGGGTGGACCTGGTCTGCCGGCACTTCATCCGGTTGCTCGACCACATGGACGCCCGGGGCTACGGCATGGTGGAGCCGATCTTCGACGGACGGCCCATGGAACGCAAACCGCTGATCGACCTGCAGTCGAACTATGCCAAGCGGGGGGCGTCGATCTTCCCCTACGGCGGGTCCGCCGACGCCGGTGTCTGGTCGGTCGAACCCGACTACGACCAGGACAGCAAGCGCCTCTGCGACGACCCCATCGACGATGCCGCGCTGAGTTTCACCGCGGCCACCTCGGCGCTTCGCGCGTCCTGA